In the genome of Corallococcus soli, the window GATGGCCTCCAGGTCCTGCGCCAGGGCGATCCGCTTCGTCAGCGGGCTCATGCCCAGGTCCACGTGCCGGCGGTCGAAGTGCTGCGTGCCCGTGGCCACCCGTTCAATGCTCGCGGCCTTCACCGTGCCGTGCCCCACGGAGCGCACCAGGCCCCGCAGGCCCCGGCCCACCGCCCCGCCGCGCAGCTCCAGGTTCTGCAGGAGCGCGGACACGGTGTGGCTGAAGGTGGACGCCAGCGGCGGCGCCGGAGGCTCCGGCAGGCTGTACTGGCGCGGCCCGTTGACCACGAGCGCACCGCCATTGGGCACCGGCAGCGTCTTGTAGAGGCAGAAGATGCCCACGTCACCCGTGGTGCCCAGCGGTGTCCCGCCGTCGGACGACAGGAGCGACAGCGCGCAGTCCTCGATGAGCGGGATGCCGTGCTCGTCCGCCAGCTTGCGCATGGCGTCCACCGGCCCCGGGAAGCCCGCGTAGTGGATGAGGTAGAGCGCCCGCGTCTTCGGCCCGATGCGCTTCGCCACGTCCGCCATGTCCACGTCCCAGCGGGCGCCCACGCGGTAGAAGCGCGGCGTCGCGCCCGCGTCCACCACCGCCTCCACCTCCACGCCGTGGTGGTAGGAGGGCATCAGCACCTCGCCGCCATCCAGGCGCAGCATCTTCATGGTCAGCCAGACGGCGTTGCGCGCGAAGTAGAAGTAGCGCGCGTTGGGCGACGAGAACGGCGGCAGCGCGCCGGGCCGGGCGTTGGAGAGCAGCATCCCCGGCCACAGCGTGGGCAGGGACGGAACGAACAGCTTGTTGTCGGACGTCTTCACCGCTTCCATCGCGCCACCGCCTCTTTCGCCGCCGGAACCCACCGGAACTTCGCCGAGCACAGGGCACGACCGAAGGCGGTGTCATTGAACACGTAGAGCCAGGTGTGCTTGCGGACCTTGTCCGTCCAGTCGCGCTTCCACACCATGTCCGGCCCCAGGAAATCGAACTCGGTGAGCCCCTTGTCCAGGCAGGCCCCCAGCACCTCTTCGGTCAACAACTGACCCGGGCTGCACTCCTTCAGGCTCTCGTCGTAGCCGGGCTTCAAGAGGAAGTAGCGCTTGCCGTATTCCAGCCCGTACTGGAACGCGACCGCGCGCCCGTCCAGGCGCAGGAAGTACAGCGCCAGGCGCCCCCGGTAGGCCGCGTCCCGCGCCAGCTCCGTGTAGAAGCCGCGCGTCCTGCCGTCCTGCGCCATGGCCGTGCCGCGCTGGCCCTTCCAGCCGCTCTGCTCCAGCAGCAGCCCCTCCTCCAGCGAGCCCTCCAGGTCCAGGCCGCCGGACACGCACTCGAAGGTGACCTTCCCCTTCTCCTCCAGCTTGCGGCGGCGCCTGCGGCAGTTGGCCTTGAACTTGGACGGCAGCGACGCGAAGTACGCCTCCTTCTTCGCGGGCAGCGGCACGTAGGGGGACTGCAACGACTCCCACGCCCCCACCGGCAGGCCGCGGCGCTTCGCCTCATCCAGCAGGCAGAAGCCCACCCCGCCGTCCGGGATGTCCGTCAGCCGCAGCACGTCCCAGCCCCCCGTCTCCTTCAGGTGCGTGAGGAACGCGTCCGCGGCGAGCTCCGGATCCCTCGCCAGCAGGTCGAAGCGGCAGGAGTGCGCGTTGGCCGCCGACGTGAGCTGCCGCACCGGCATGCCGTACATCGACGTGCGCTCCTCCACCAGCGGCAGCGCGGCGCTCAGCTCGCCGTCCGGGCCGCGCAGCAGCAACACCCGCATGCGGGAGCCCGCGGCGAAGTTGTCCAGCCACAGGCGCAGGAACTCATGCCGGTAGAACAGCTCGTCGGAGGTGGTCTCCACGAGCTGGTTCCACTCGGCTTCCAGGGACATGAAGGCCGCCCGGTCGTTGACTTCCACGACGCGCGGGTCGGCACGGAGGTTTCTGGCTTCCATAGGAGCGGGCCCCAAGGTGGTGACGGACGAGGCGGGCTACAAGCCGCTGCGGGCCATCTTCAGCAGGCAGGCGGCGACCTTGCGGCTGTCGTGTCGGATCTTGGACCCATCCTTGAGCAGGTCCGCCTGCACCGGGATGACGCCCGACGACAACAGCTCCCGCGTCTCCGCCGTCACGACGAACGAGCCCTTGCGCGCATAGCGCTGGATGGACTCCTCGGTGGGCTGACGGCCGTTGACCAGCACCGCGTCCAGCACCGGCCCCACATGCTCGATCACGGCCTGCACGTGGTCCAGGCAGTTCATGCCGTCCGTCTCACCCGGCTGGGTCATCAGGTTGGCCACCATGACCTTCAGCGCGCGCGTCTCCTTGAGCGCCTGGGCCACGCCGTCCACCAGCAGGTTGGGCAGCACGCTCGAGTACAGCGAGCCCGGCCCGATGGCGATGAGGTCCGCCGAGTAGATGGCCTCCAGCAGGCCGTCCACCGGGGGCGGCGAGCGGGGGCTCAGGGACACCCGGCGCACGCGGCCGTGGGCACGGCAGATGTTGCGCTCGCCCACGACCTCCGTGTCGTCGTGCATCTGCGCGACCAACTGCACCGACGCGAGCGTGCTGGGCAGCACCTGGCCCTGCGCGCCGAGCAGCTCCCCGGACAGCCGCACCGCCTCCAGGAAGTCGCCCTTCAGCTCCGCGAGCGCCGCGATGAGCAGGTTGCCCACCGCGTGGCCGGCGAGGCCCTTCGCGCCGCCGAAGCGGTACTGGAAGACGTCCTTCAGCGCGCTCTTGCCACCCGCGAGCGCCACCAGGCAGTTGCGGATGTCGCCCGGGGGCAGCGCGCCGTGCAGCCGGCGCAGGCGGCCGGAGCTGCCGCCGTCGTCGCTCATCGCCACGACGGCGGTGATGTCCACGCCGGGCTGGCCGGGCTTGGGCGACGCGCGGCGGGCCAGCCCGCGCAGCACCATGGGGAGCCCCGTTCCGCCGCCCATGGCGACGATGCGCGTCGGGCGGGTCTTCGGGGCCTGCAGCAACTCATTGCGCTCGCCGTTCTGCTGCTTGCGCGCGTCGTCCTGGCTCCAGGCTTCCGCGAACGGCGCATCCACATCCATGCCCACCATGTTCCGACCCCCTCGCCCATCCCAATCCATGGCTGCTTACCCTTCGCATCCCGGCCTCCCCCGACAACCGGAGGCCGCGGATCATGACTGTTGCTGACTACCGAGCACCCCGCCCCAACAACACGTGCCGGACGGTGTGGAAGATAATGCCGACGTCCAGGAACAGCGACCCGTTCTTCACATAATACAAGTCGAACTCGAGCTTGTTGCGCGCGTCCTCCACGGAGGCCCCGTAGGGGTAGCGGATCTGCGCCCAACCCGTGATGCCAGGCTTCGTCGCCTCGCGCACCCCGTAGAACGGGATCTGCTGCTTGAGCTGCTCGGTGAACACCGGGCGCTCGGGACGCGGGCCCACGAAGCTCATGTGGCCCAGCAGCACGTTGAACACCTGGGGAATCTCATCGATGCGCGTCTTGCGGATGAACCTGCCCACCCGCGTGACGCGGTCGTCGTTGGAGCGCGCCCACACCGCGCCGTTCTTCTCCGCGTCGGTGCGCATGCTGCGGAACTTCCACAGCGGATACGTGCGGCCAGCCAGGCCCACGCGGTCCTGCCGGTAGAAGATGGGGCCCTTGGAGTCCAGCTTGATGGCCAGCGACACCAGCACCAGGAAGGGCGAGGCCAGGATGAGCAGCAGCGACGCC includes:
- a CDS encoding DegT/DnrJ/EryC1/StrS family aminotransferase; the protein is MEAVKTSDNKLFVPSLPTLWPGMLLSNARPGALPPFSSPNARYFYFARNAVWLTMKMLRLDGGEVLMPSYHHGVEVEAVVDAGATPRFYRVGARWDVDMADVAKRIGPKTRALYLIHYAGFPGPVDAMRKLADEHGIPLIEDCALSLLSSDGGTPLGTTGDVGIFCLYKTLPVPNGGALVVNGPRQYSLPEPPAPPLASTFSHTVSALLQNLELRGGAVGRGLRGLVRSVGHGTVKAASIERVATGTQHFDRRHVDLGMSPLTKRIALAQDLEAIVEARRRNYFFLLGRLRDVSPPLFNQLPPGVCPLFYPMVVQDKEALLARLRERGIDAIDFWKRFHPACDPSEFPEVAQLRRTILEIPCHQDLSSEVMAEVAEAVRDALKAERRPSQRTG
- a CDS encoding GNAT family N-acetyltransferase, producing the protein MEARNLRADPRVVEVNDRAAFMSLEAEWNQLVETTSDELFYRHEFLRLWLDNFAAGSRMRVLLLRGPDGELSAALPLVEERTSMYGMPVRQLTSAANAHSCRFDLLARDPELAADAFLTHLKETGGWDVLRLTDIPDGGVGFCLLDEAKRRGLPVGAWESLQSPYVPLPAKKEAYFASLPSKFKANCRRRRRKLEEKGKVTFECVSGGLDLEGSLEEGLLLEQSGWKGQRGTAMAQDGRTRGFYTELARDAAYRGRLALYFLRLDGRAVAFQYGLEYGKRYFLLKPGYDESLKECSPGQLLTEEVLGACLDKGLTEFDFLGPDMVWKRDWTDKVRKHTWLYVFNDTAFGRALCSAKFRWVPAAKEAVARWKR
- a CDS encoding gluconeogenesis factor YvcK family protein, whose amino-acid sequence is MDVDAPFAEAWSQDDARKQQNGERNELLQAPKTRPTRIVAMGGGTGLPMVLRGLARRASPKPGQPGVDITAVVAMSDDGGSSGRLRRLHGALPPGDIRNCLVALAGGKSALKDVFQYRFGGAKGLAGHAVGNLLIAALAELKGDFLEAVRLSGELLGAQGQVLPSTLASVQLVAQMHDDTEVVGERNICRAHGRVRRVSLSPRSPPPVDGLLEAIYSADLIAIGPGSLYSSVLPNLLVDGVAQALKETRALKVMVANLMTQPGETDGMNCLDHVQAVIEHVGPVLDAVLVNGRQPTEESIQRYARKGSFVVTAETRELLSSGVIPVQADLLKDGSKIRHDSRKVAACLLKMARSGL